A stretch of Gadus chalcogrammus isolate NIFS_2021 chromosome 9, NIFS_Gcha_1.0, whole genome shotgun sequence DNA encodes these proteins:
- the armc10 gene encoding armadillo repeat-containing protein 10 isoform X2 yields the protein MVDSGGVSRLGHMKALLGVLAGAGASYGIYKLVTGEVFQRKQKGGGSGRPPGCSVQGQVQETVQPGSLLAKLSGLDVVRTKGAVVRDVQVIDSKSPGNLKPENIKMLLWCLQTSSEQTDRCRVLVTLGNAAAFSAHQDAVRELGGLTLIARYLSDPAADVRVQTLNALNNLSMNLKNQDVLKVYIPQVLELIETSPVNSNLQLAALRLLTNLSAADVCHHLLRDSIRLLLSLLVVSSQVLQIQTLKVLVNLSSNPDMMDDIVQATVPASVVLLFDLQTAPAVLQRLLAFAGNLKAWTPSSPVAAELRSRQDCLYRVLLDPSSTLHSRLVQLLSHPDQDVRAHVAHVLL from the exons ATGGTGGACAGCGGCGGGGTCTCGAGGCTCGGACACATGAAGGCGCTGCTCGGGGTCCTCGCAGGAGCCGGAGCTTCGTACGGGATTTATAAACTTGTCACTGGGGAAGTTTTCCAGAGGAAGCAGAAAGGTGGAGGAAGTGGACGTCCCCCTGGGTGCAGCGTCCAGGGCCAGGTCCAGGAGACCGTGCAGCCCGGGAGCCTGTTGGCCAAACTATCAGGACTAGATGTGGTCCGGACCAAAGGCGCAGTGGTCCGGGATGTACAAG TGATCGACTCGAAATCTCCTGGAAACCTGAAACCGGAAAACATCAAAATGCTGCTTTGGTGCCTTCAAACAAGCAGCGAGCAGACCGACAGGTGTCGGGTCTTAGTGACTTTAGGAAACGCTGCTGCGTTCAGCGCCCACCAG GACGCTGTGAGAGAGCTGGGTGGTCTCACCCTCATAGCGCGCTACCTCTCGGACCCTGCAGCGGACGTCAGGGTACAGACTCTGAATGCCTTGAATAATTTGAGCATGAACCTCAAAAACCAAGACGTTTTGAAG GTCTACATCCCCCAGGTCCTGGAGCTGATAGAGACTTCTCCGGTGAACTCGAACCTTCAGCTGGCCGCCCTGAGGCTGCTCACCAACCTCTCTGCTGCGGACGTCTGCCACCATCTGCTGAGGGACTCCATCAGActgctgctctccctgctggtaGTGAGCAGCCAGGTCCTGCAG ATTCAAACTTTGAAGGTCCTGGTGAATTTGTCGTCAAATCCCGATATGATGGACGACATAGTACAGGCCACG GTGCCCGCGTCTGTTGTGCTGCTGTTTGACCTGCAGACGGCCCCTGCGGTGCTCCAGCGCCTTCTGGCCTTCGCAGGGAACCTGAAGGCGTGGACGCCGTCCTCCCCAGTGGCGGCCGAGCTGCGCAGCCGGCAGGACTGCCTGTACCGGGTGCTGCTGGACCCGTCCTCCACGCTGCACAGCAGGCTGGTCCAACTGCTCTCCCACCCCGACCAGGATGTCCGCGCACATGTGGCTCATGTGCTCCTGTGA
- the armc10 gene encoding armadillo repeat-containing protein 10 isoform X1: MVDSGGVSRLGHMKALLGVLAGAGASYGIYKLVTGEVFQRKQKGGGSGRPPGCSVQGQVQETVQPGSLLAKLSGLDVVRTKGAVVRDVQEVIDSKSPGNLKPENIKMLLWCLQTSSEQTDRCRVLVTLGNAAAFSAHQDAVRELGGLTLIARYLSDPAADVRVQTLNALNNLSMNLKNQDVLKVYIPQVLELIETSPVNSNLQLAALRLLTNLSAADVCHHLLRDSIRLLLSLLVVSSQVLQIQTLKVLVNLSSNPDMMDDIVQATVPASVVLLFDLQTAPAVLQRLLAFAGNLKAWTPSSPVAAELRSRQDCLYRVLLDPSSTLHSRLVQLLSHPDQDVRAHVAHVLL; encoded by the exons ATGGTGGACAGCGGCGGGGTCTCGAGGCTCGGACACATGAAGGCGCTGCTCGGGGTCCTCGCAGGAGCCGGAGCTTCGTACGGGATTTATAAACTTGTCACTGGGGAAGTTTTCCAGAGGAAGCAGAAAGGTGGAGGAAGTGGACGTCCCCCTGGGTGCAGCGTCCAGGGCCAGGTCCAGGAGACCGTGCAGCCCGGGAGCCTGTTGGCCAAACTATCAGGACTAGATGTGGTCCGGACCAAAGGCGCAGTGGTCCGGGATGTACAAG AAGTGATCGACTCGAAATCTCCTGGAAACCTGAAACCGGAAAACATCAAAATGCTGCTTTGGTGCCTTCAAACAAGCAGCGAGCAGACCGACAGGTGTCGGGTCTTAGTGACTTTAGGAAACGCTGCTGCGTTCAGCGCCCACCAG GACGCTGTGAGAGAGCTGGGTGGTCTCACCCTCATAGCGCGCTACCTCTCGGACCCTGCAGCGGACGTCAGGGTACAGACTCTGAATGCCTTGAATAATTTGAGCATGAACCTCAAAAACCAAGACGTTTTGAAG GTCTACATCCCCCAGGTCCTGGAGCTGATAGAGACTTCTCCGGTGAACTCGAACCTTCAGCTGGCCGCCCTGAGGCTGCTCACCAACCTCTCTGCTGCGGACGTCTGCCACCATCTGCTGAGGGACTCCATCAGActgctgctctccctgctggtaGTGAGCAGCCAGGTCCTGCAG ATTCAAACTTTGAAGGTCCTGGTGAATTTGTCGTCAAATCCCGATATGATGGACGACATAGTACAGGCCACG GTGCCCGCGTCTGTTGTGCTGCTGTTTGACCTGCAGACGGCCCCTGCGGTGCTCCAGCGCCTTCTGGCCTTCGCAGGGAACCTGAAGGCGTGGACGCCGTCCTCCCCAGTGGCGGCCGAGCTGCGCAGCCGGCAGGACTGCCTGTACCGGGTGCTGCTGGACCCGTCCTCCACGCTGCACAGCAGGCTGGTCCAACTGCTCTCCCACCCCGACCAGGATGTCCGCGCACATGTGGCTCATGTGCTCCTGTGA